Proteins encoded by one window of Aspergillus puulaauensis MK2 DNA, chromosome 4, nearly complete sequence:
- a CDS encoding BTB/POZ domain-containing protein (COG:S;~EggNog:ENOG410PRMX;~InterPro:IPR003131,IPR000210,IPR011333;~PFAM:PF02214;~go_function: GO:0005515 - protein binding [Evidence IEA];~go_process: GO:0051260 - protein homooligomerization [Evidence IEA]): MDRSTGSRSPLSSSPSEPPTPNSTVKLQVGERWFTTTRDTLVSQSTFLEALLSSRWKADREDGSYFIDSDPTLFEHILRYLRRPNVFPIFYDPVKGHDLVLYNALLEEARYFGIDTLVDWFEGGGYLDKVTVNHTVTVIRGEPSILGTIYDEQQEPNTRVTFHPQLVPLKVYVCPRGICVHRGKQSMCGKACRKAQGDLPSTYEEEVEQRVVVVKTKTTVGTDLEADQDGMYGMCKGHGGLEAHGVDGPSLI, translated from the coding sequence ATGGACAGGAGCACCGGCTCGAGATCTCCACtctcctcatctccttcagaGCCCCCAACCCCCAACAGCACTGTGAAACTGCAGGTAGGGGAGCGTTGGTTCACCACCACCCGCGATACCCTGGTATCTCAGAGTACCTTCCTCGAAGCCCTACTCTCCAGCCGCTGGAAGGCCGACAGAGAGGACGGATCCTACTTCATCGACTCCGATCCCACTCTATTCGAGCATATCCTGCGATACCTGCGCCGTCCCAACGTCTTTCCTATTTTCTACGACCCGGTCAAGGGCCATGACCTTGTGCTGTACAACGCCCTGCTCGAAGAAGCAAGGTACTTCGGCATTGACACTCTGGTCGACTGGTTTGAGGGAGGGGGGTACCTGGACAAAGTCACTGTCAACCACACCGTGACTGTGATTCGTGGGGAGCCGTCAATTCTAGGCACCATCTATGACGAACAACAAGAGCCCAATACTCGGGTGACTTTCCATCCGCAGCTAGTCCCACTTAAGGTGTATGTGTGTCCGCGAGGGATATGTGTGCATCGTGGAAAGCAGTCAATGTGCGGAAAGGCTTGCAGGAAGGCGCAAGGCGATCTTCCTTCTACGTacgaggaagaggtagaGCAGAGGGTTGTGGTTGTAAAGACAAAGACTACCGTCGGGACGGACTTGGAAGCTGATCAGGATGGAATGTATGGAATGTGTAAAGGTCATGGAGGGTTGGAAGCGCATGGAGTGGATGGACCGAGCCTTATATAG
- a CDS encoding uncharacterized protein (COG:S;~EggNog:ENOG410PND0;~InterPro:IPR036291,IPR008030;~PFAM:PF13460,PF05368), which translates to MSPPIAVVVGALGAQGSGVVSALLASTKPYKIRALTSNIASPDATRLANSSPEVEVVKADLASVDSLVSAFKGATFIFANTVFRAEVFMTQGAEAAQKLEATQGLNLVRAASEVAKSGTLKHLIWSTLSNAEKTSSGKYKIPHFQSKVPADEFILDEANGLKDKTTFVRVGMYGSNLKRIPYVPVYVKGANKYIISFPCSSSALIPMVGDETTNVGLIANAIFQQPEKTIGKYVLGVGDYLTPNGWADALSKALDADVTFLETSMESYEGLWGPIGTEIGLMMKYIDEFGKGSYTMGLTEDQVVAPSDLGVQNQLRSTEDSLKRLNWKEVLA; encoded by the exons ATGAGCCCCCCAATCGCCGTCGTAGTCGGAGCCCTGGGCGCCCAAGGTTCCGGCGTGGTCTCCGCTCTACTCGCCTCCACCAAGCCCTACAAAATCCGAGCCCTAACATCCAACATCGCGTCTCCAGACGCGACCCGTCTCGCGAATAGTAGCCCTGAAGTCGAGGTCGTAAAAGCGGACCTAGCTTCCGTCGACAGCCTGGTATCTGCGTTCAAGGGCGCGACCTTCATCTTTGCCAACACCGTCTTCCGCGCGGAGGTGTTCATGACGCAGGGCGCCGAGGCAGCGCAAAAGCTAGAAGCAACTCAGGGATTGAATCTCGTGCGGGCTGCGTCTGAAGTTGCCAAATCGGGGACGTTGAAGCATTTGATTTGGTCGACGCTTTCTAATGCAGAGAAGACGTCTAGCGGGAAATACAAGATTCCGCATTTTCAGTCCAAGGTCCCTGCTGATGAGTTTATACTTGACGAAGCGAATGGACTGAAGGATAAGACGACATTTGTGCGGGTTGGGATGTATGGATCGAATCTGAAACGAATTCCCTATGTGCCTGTTTATGTG AAAGGGgcaaataagtatataatatcATTTCCCTGCTCGTCATCAGCACTTATTCCCATGGTTGGAGACGAGACAACCAATGTCGGCCTGATAGCCAATGCCATCTTCCAACAGCCTGAAAAGACGATTGGAAAGTATGTCCTCGGCGTCGGGGACTATCTCACGCCGAATGGGTGGGCAGACGCGCTCTCAAAGGCCTTGGACGCCGATGTGACTTTTTTGGAGACGAGCATGGAGAGTTACGAGGGCCTCTGGGGCCCAATCGGTACAGAGATcgggttgatgatgaagtatATAGATGAATTCGGGAAGGGGAGCTATACGATGGGCTTGACTGAGGATCAGGTCGTTGCTCCTAGCGATCTAGGGGTGCAGAATCAGCTGCGAAGTACGGAAGATTCGTTGAAGAGGCTCAATTGGAAGGAAGTTTTGGCGTGA
- a CDS encoding uncharacterized protein (COG:S;~EggNog:ENOG410PPN3) yields MSNLPPPPPPPAVTAANQPNNPTVVPAPAVPPAGPPSSVLVHLLIYNGYPFKDHWAYFVQSRQHKHIGVKIHATGDVRTGFIFEVKRNHNLEATEDIPTKVVPLQWVDGALFDEATISGDDEKEEAIDNKPVGEFEEALYKVDVPGKSLVGIDDVPREGAGRKVTQRDCQTWIVESADQLVKDGIFKSEVVDYLRAAQQ; encoded by the exons ATGTCAAATCTAcctccacccccaccaccacccgCAGTAACTGCCGCCAACCAGCCAAACAACCCAACGGTTGTCCCCGCTCCAGCTGTTCCTCCAGCTGGCCCTCCCAGTTCCGTCCTGGTACATCTTCTGATCTACAATGGCTACCCCTTCAAGGACCACTGGGCATACTTTGTCCAGTCCCGTCAGCACAAACATATTGGCGTGAAGATTCATGCGACTGGAGACGTGCGCACTGGCTTCATATTCGAGGTAAAGCGCAACCATAACCTGGAGGCGACGGAGGATATCCCTACGAAAGTAGTCCCACTGCAGTGGGTAGATGGGGCATTGTTCGATGAGGCTACAATCAGTGGGGAcgatgaaaaagaagaggccATAGACAATAAACCTGTTGgtgagtttgaggaggcgTTGTACAAGGTGGATGTTCCAGGGAAGTCGCTTGTCGGTATTGAT GATGTCCCCAGAGAAGGGGCTGGAAGGAAGGTTACACAGAGGGACTGTCAGACGTGGATTGTCGAGTCTGCGGACCAGCTTGTCAAGGATGGAATTTTTAAAAGCGAGGTTGTAGACTACCTTCGTGCAGCTCAGCAGTGA
- a CDS encoding uncharacterized protein (COG:S;~EggNog:ENOG410PKQS;~InterPro:IPR032710): MADTQGLPDYVLDPNAVLGDTDAAWRYGRPPSYKKTREYYEQTRQMTHEATSLPSLVENLVKNWEVEASFKTSLSDWRTVDQSCYTFSLNGGPATTGEDMLKVGTYNALITPNKYYDPAQNDFEASHKSFKRMMPTFAWEVKEVYSGPPVVVFRWRHWGVMGSDYMGNNESGETVRVKAHGGVIDIEGIVVARVNEKLQLQKIDVWFDPMDMFRQIAKEENGLKTDDVAAAARCPVMGGKKDE, encoded by the exons ATGGCAGACACCCAAGGCCTTCCAGACTACGTCCTCGACCCCAATGCTGTCTTAGGTGACACCGACGCCGCCTGGCGTTATGGAAGACCACCAAGTTATAAAAAGACCCGCGAATACTACGAGCAGA CCAGACAGATGACCCACGAAGCCACATCCCTCCCCTCGCTCGTCGAAAACCTCGTCAAAAACTGGGAAGTCGAGGCCTCATTCAAAACCTCCCTTTCGGACTGGCGCACCGTCGACCAGAGCTGCTACACCTTCTCGCTAAACGGCGGGCCGGCGACAACGGGGGAGGACATGCTGAAGGTGGGCACTTACAACGCGCTCATCACGCCGAATAAGTACTACGACCCCGCGCAGAATGACTTCGAGGCGAGCCATAAGTCGTTTaagaggatgatgccgaCGTTTGCGTGGGAGGTGAAGGAGGTTTATAGTGGGCCGCCTGTTGTGGTGTTTCGGTGGAGGCATTGGGGGGTTATGGGGAGTGATTATATGGGGAATAATGA GTCGGGTGAGACTGTCAGGGTCAAGGCCCATGGTGGGGTGATTGATATCGAAGGGATTGTTGTTGCTAGGGTGAATGAGaaactgcagctgcagaagatTGATGTGTGGTTTGACCCGATGGATATGTTTCGGCAGAttgcaaaggaggagaatGGGTTGAAAACCGACGATGTGGCCGCTGCTGCTAGGTGTCCAGTCATgggagggaagaaagacGAATGA
- a CDS encoding tryptophan--tRNA ligase WRS1 (BUSCO:EOG092624KK;~COG:J;~EggNog:ENOG410PII1;~InterPro:IPR002305,IPR002306,IPR014729,IPR001412;~PFAM:PF00579;~go_function: GO:0000166 - nucleotide binding [Evidence IEA];~go_function: GO:0004812 - aminoacyl-tRNA ligase activity [Evidence IEA];~go_function: GO:0004830 - tryptophan-tRNA ligase activity [Evidence IEA];~go_function: GO:0005524 - ATP binding [Evidence IEA];~go_process: GO:0006418 - tRNA aminoacylation for protein translation [Evidence IEA];~go_process: GO:0006436 - tryptophanyl-tRNA aminoacylation [Evidence IEA]) — MSENAETIDQTAHDQEQDVNPWSVAGGTDASGNAISINYEALSRKWNTSLIDQALLDRFEKVTGHKPHRWLRRGLFFSHRDFEKILTKKEKGEPFFLYTGRGPSSGSLHLGHTIPLTFTKWLQDVFDVPLVFMLTDDEKALFKDSLTFEETLHFAKENAKEIIALGFDVKKTFIYSDLLYVSNHILMNTWEFSKLVTFNQVRGAFGFNESTNIGRIFFPSVQCVAAFATSYPEIWTDEPLKERTKEIAAIQCLIPMGIDQDPYFRLLRDNAHKMRYPSPKPALIHSKFLTALQGAGGKMSSSDPNSAIFMTDTPKQIKTKINKYGFSGGQVSVEDHRRLGGNPDVDVSYIYLTYFEDDDSKLEEIYNSYKSGELLTGELKALAIKKLQEYVAEFQERRKEVTDEVLDQYMTPRRLEWNGTAQPKIKTK; from the exons ATGTCCGAGAACGCTGAGACCATTGATCAGACCGCCCACGATCAGGAACAGGATGTGAACCCCTGGTCCGTCGCAGGCGGTACTGACGCCAGCGGAAACGCTATCTCAATTAACTACGAGGCTCTTTCGCG AAAGTGGAATACCTCGCTCATTGACCAGGCCCTCCTCGACCGTTTCGAGAAGGTCACCGGACACAAGCCGCACCGCTGGCTTCGGCGCGGACTGTTTTTCAGTCACCGCGACTTCGAGAAGATCCtgacgaagaaggagaagggagagCCATTCTTTCTCTATACTGGTCGTGGCCCTAGTTCAGGCAGCTTGCATTTGGGACACACAATCCCGCTCACCTTCACGAAATGGCTGCAGGATGTTTTTGACGTGCCGCTCGTATTCATGCTTACGGATGACGAGAAGGCGCTGTTCAAGGACAGTTTGACATTCGAAGAGACGTTGCATTTTGCTAAGGAGAATGCCAAAGAAATCATTGCGTTAGGGTTCGACGTCAAGAAGACTTTCATCTACAGTGACTTGTTGTATGTGAGCAATCACATCTTGATGAACACCTGGGAGTTCTCCAAGTTAGTCACCTTCAACCAGGTCCGTGGGGCTTTTGGTTTCAATGAGAGTACGAACATTGGCCGTATCTTCTTCCCGTCCGTGCAGTGTGTTGCTGCTTTCGCTACCTCCTACCCTGAGATCTGGACCGACGAGCCGCTGAAGGAGAGAACAAAGGAGATTGCTGCGATTCAATGTTTAATCCCTATGGGTATCGACCAGGACCCTTACTTCCGCCTACTGCGTGACAATGCGCACAAAATGCGCTACCCGTCGCCTAAGCCTGCCCTTATCCACTCGAAATTTTTGACTGCTCTGCAAGGTGCTGGTGGAAAGATGTCCTCGTCTGACCCTAACTCTGCCATCTTCATGACCGACACACCTAAGCAAATCAAG ACCAAAATCAACAAGTACGGCTTCAGCGGCGGTCAAGTAAGCGTCGAAGACCACCGCCGACTGGGCGGTAACCCCGATGTCGACGTTTCCTATATTTACCTGACCTActtcgaggatgatgactcCAAACTCGAGGAGATTTACAACAGCTACAAGAGCGGCGAACTCTTGACGGGTGAATTGAAGGCTCTGGCGATCAAGAAACTGCAGGAATACGTGGCAGAGTtccaggagaggaggaaggaggtcaCGGATGAGGTGCTCGATCAGTACATGACTCCACGACGGCTGGAGTGGAACGGTACTGCGCAGCCGAAAATCAAAACCAAGTAG
- a CDS encoding uncharacterized protein (COG:S;~EggNog:ENOG410PU8N): MHHPRSAILYTDLTTSFFPLIFDTGLRWLAKIPTGGRLLFGEDGRPSGIGPMRKVDKRAMLERWFIHQDPDNDPIHIECAASSNQKTCYTPMLDKYPEQDLLSKGLAILLRQLIDWIPEPENMDPFAIAHPDFDIQKFIVSEEGELKGIIDWDGVTAVPRTIGNERYPGWLTRDWDPGMYGYTEEMKQNGESESVWEASPKSLAYYRGIYDAAMMKRLVEREGSESRVNLCRMSLITENLAIAADDSACRSPILEKVVSEIYTVTGQDDPLDFIEVANMFIDGNMDGAVMDTLYRGFIEGGSIVRLPWNTMQDVQLRRVQQL, translated from the coding sequence ATGCACCACCCTCGGTCGGCGATCCTCTATACGGATCTTACCACATCCTTTTTTCCCCTAATTTTCGATACCGGTCTTCGCTGGCTCGCAAAAATCCCAACTGGGGGCCGTCTCCTTTttggagaggatgggagaCCATCCGGTATCGGGCCTATGCGCAAGGTTGATAAGAGGGCCATGCTAGAGCGATGGTTCATTCATCAGGACCCGGACAACGACCCCATACATATTGAGTGTGCAGCATCCAGTAACCAAAAAACATGCTATACCCCAATGCTTGATAAATACCCCGAGCAAGATTTGCTTTCCAAGGGTCTCGCGATACTCCTACGCCAGCTGATCGACTGGATCCCTGAGCCGGAAAACATGGATCCTTTTGCAATCGCACATCCGGACTTTGATATCCAAAAGTTTATCGTGTCCGAAGAAGGTGAACTCAAAGGTATCATAGACTGGGATGGGGTTACTGCGGTCCCTCGTACTATTGGAAACGAGAGATATCCCGGCTGGCTCACGCGCGACTGGGACCCGGGCATGTACGGTTATACGGAAGAAATGAAACAGAATGGTGAATCAGAAAGCGTGTGGGAAGCCTCACCCAAATCTCTCGCTTACTACCGCGGTATCTATGATGCAGCAATGATGAAACGCCTGgtagaaagagaaggatcTGAATCCAGGGTCAATCTTTGTAGGATGTCCCTTATTACCGAAAACCTAGCTATCGCAGCCGATGATTCTGCTTGCCGAAGTCCAATTCTGGAGAAGGTTGTGAGCGAGATATATACCGTTACAGGGCAGGATGATCCGTTGGACTTTATCGAGGTAGCGAATATGTTTATTGACGGCAACATGGACGGTGCAGTGATGGACACTCTCTATAGGGGATTTATCGAAGGCGGGTCTATAGTGCGGTTGCCTTGGAATACAATGCAAGACGTACAATTGAGGAGAGTACAGCAACTATAA
- the ARC1 gene encoding putative cofactor for methionyl- and glutamyl-tRNA synthetases (BUSCO:EOG09263JFQ;~COG:J;~EggNog:ENOG410PIC3;~InterPro:IPR002547,IPR012340,IPR036282;~PFAM:PF01588;~go_function: GO:0000049 - tRNA binding [Evidence IEA]), whose protein sequence is MAINSAPQSSLLSLLYRSYPAAISPDETEPDLLAANPKIFPRATYNDTEQADIKQWLNTTSSLQSALTKDDKSAISDILAQINTHLATRTTILGSKASVADVAAYALLAPVVEKWTPEERTGEQGYHHIVRHVDFVQNSRLFGLQIPEEEKINIDVNDVKFVPKPIDLKAEKERKKKEKAAAQGAGAEQTVVVGQTKPENAAPDAAGARGDGKKKEKKEKKEKAPKPAPAPAAPPSPSLIDLRVGHILRAINHPNADSLYVSTIDCGDAPGSDNTSLDEETGKTVRTVCSGLNGLVPLEEMQGRKIVAICNLKPVTMRGIKSCAMVLAASPRIAEGEDSHAGPVELVTPPDAPAGERIYFEGWNDGEPEKVLNPKKKVWETFQPGFTTTDSLEVAFESSAVPVAQSQEGKPALGKLVAKSGGICTVKTLKNATVR, encoded by the coding sequence ATGGCTATCAATTCCGCCCCCCAGAGCTCGCTGCTCTCCCTCCTCTACCGATCCTACCCCGCCGCCATCTCACCCGACGAGACCGAGCCTGACCTCCTTGCCGCGAACCCCAAGATCTTCCCCCGTGCGACTTACAATGACACCGAACAGGCGGACATCAAGCAATGGCTGAACACAACCTCTAGCCTCCAGAGCGCTCTGACCAAAGATGACAAGTCTGCTATCTCGGACATCCTCGCTCAGATCAACACCCATCTTGCTACACGGACAACCATTTTAGGCTCCAAGGCCTCTGTCGCAGACGTTGCTGCATACGCCCTTCTCGCCCCTGTGGTGGAAAAGTGGACACCCGAAGAGCGCACAGGAGAGCAGGGATACCACCATATCGTCCGCCATGTTGACTTCGTCCAGAACAGCCGTCTGTTTGGTCTGCAGATCcccgaagaggagaagatcaacatTGATGTAAACGACGTCAAGTTCGTACCGAAGCCAATTGATCTCAAGGCCGAGAAGgagcgcaagaagaaggagaaggctgctgcccAGGGTGCGGGAGCTGAGCAGACTGTTGTAGTGGGACAGACTAAGCCTGAGAACGCTGCTCCCGACGCCGCTGGTGCTAGGGGTgatggcaagaagaaggagaagaaggaaaagaaggagaaggcacCAAAGCCAGCTCCTGCTCCCGCTGCTCCACCTTCGCCCTCTCTCATTGATCTCCGAGTTGGTCACATTCTCCGCGCTATCAACCACCCTAATGCCGACTCACTTTACGTTTCGACTATTGACTGCGGTGATGCCCCCGGCTCTGACAACACATCTTTGGACGAGGAAACTGGAAAGACTGTCCGTACCGTATGCTCTGGTCTGAACGGACTTGTCCCTCTGGAAGAGATGCAGGGCCGAAAGATCGTCGCCATCTGCAACCTGAAGCCTGTTACCATGCGTGGAATCAAGTCCTGCGCCATGGTTCTGGCCGCCTCTCCTCGCATCGCCGAGGGTGAAGACTCTCACGCTGGGCCCGTTGAACTTGTTACTCCTCCAGATGCTCCTGCTGGTGAGAGGATATACTTTGAAGGATGGAACGATGGTGAGCCGGAGAAGGTGCTCAACCCTAAGAAGAAGGTGTGGGAAACCTTCCAACCCGGCTTCACCACAACCGACAGCCTTGAGGTCGCATTCGAGAGCAGTGCCGTTCCTGTTGCACAAAGCCAGGAAGGTAAGCCTGCACTCGGAAAGCTGGTCGCCAAGTCGGGTGGTATTTGCACAGTGAAGACTCTGAAGAATGCTACTGTGCGGTAA
- a CDS encoding Zn(II)2Cys6 transcription factor (COG:K;~EggNog:ENOG410PMVM;~InterPro:IPR036864,IPR001138;~PFAM:PF00172;~TransMembrane:1 (o441-458i);~go_function: GO:0000981 - DNA-binding transcription factor activity, RNA polymerase II-specific [Evidence IEA];~go_function: GO:0008270 - zinc ion binding [Evidence IEA];~go_process: GO:0006355 - regulation of transcription, DNA-templated [Evidence IEA]), translated as MPPDRGRASKACTSCRKQKTRCYESGISGAPCLRCERLDQRCSFVKDVISEEPIPSGSSTDVRLERLEKTVSHLLNRLGEDSSQLAHDTPVEVNPAQAITPDSGNPIPKGNDSAAAPVMVIRDLAADTGIELANTTQTVSIDRLVSADLALELISIFSEHYGRWVLFDPDDDAHSLLSRVRKSPLLFCACCLIAVRHTSQDIAASLAPKLYENARSLIQSALLISPQPIEFFQAVIILCMWSTTVGQVPLSIDSWLLSGFALQHCQSSSLFSVVTNPSSAASEIDKSALNIWFLWNHICLVHLHYCVGTSRRSMLQDWHIARCRAIVGSDRATNYELRMVAEIHLYRTVYDLLASPIDISQSLSGLQTWKKEWQFVLEQPRAQFLMMGFHFSHLLLYDQCLKSKSARSQEQIASEMISHATVIIRLAIDTMDERTRHLSDHIYHMITFAAIIICRIIGAPEHHPEMIHDVKELDSLTSSLVQWLQSIGLPCHAAHTFGTIISQLQHKARPRVDATTSSPVQMGDMLPDEFTRYYFPEFLAVGTTPNGSWDLAPNFSFFPQDYPLPDGMN; from the exons ATGCCTCCCGATAGAGGCCGTGCCTCTAAAGCCTGCACTTCCTGCCGGAAACAAAAGACCAGATGCTATGAATCGGGCATTTCGGGGGCACCTTGTCTCCGATGTGAGCGACTGGACCAGAGATGCTCCTTTGTAAAGGATGTCATCAGCGAAGAGCCTATACCCTCGGGGTCGAGTACTGATGTTCG CCTAGAGCGCCTTGAAAAGACAGTCTCTCACCTTCTGAATCGGCTGGGAGAAGATTCATCACAGCTTGCCCACGATACTCCCGTGGAAGTCAATCCAGCCCAGGCAATAACCCCGGATTCTGGAAACCCAATACCGAAGGGCAATgactccgccgccgcaccGGTCATGGTCATTCGCGATTTAGCGGCTGATACCGGTATCGAGCTGGCTAACACAACACAAACTGTATCAATAGACAGGCTCGTTTCAGCAGATCTTGCTCTCGAGCTGATATCCAT ATTCTCAGAGCATTATGGACGATGGGTCCTGTTTGACCCAGACGACGATGCTCATTCCTTGCTCAGTCGAGTCAGAAAATCGCCCCTTCTTTTCTGTGCATGTTGCCTGATCGCTGTGCGTCATACTTCGCAAGACATCGCCGCCAGCCTCGCTCCAAAGCTTTACGAAAACGCACGTTCTCTAATTCAGAGTGCGCTTTTGATATCACCACAGCCAATTGAATTCTTCCAAGCTGTTATTATTCTCTGTATGTGGTCTACTACAGTCGGACAGGTGCCCCTCAGCATCGACAGCTGGCTGCTGAGTGGATTTGCTCTGCAGCATTGTCAGTCTAGCTCGCTGTTCTCTGTTGTCACCAATCCGTCATCAGCTGCATCTGAAATTGATAAGTCTGCGCTTAACATCTGGTTCTTGTGGAACCATATCTGTTTGGTCCATCTTCATTATTGCGTCGGTACCAGCCGGAGGTCAATGCTACAAGATTGGCATATTGCACGGTGCCGTGCCATTGTTGGTTCGGACCGGGCAACAAACTATGAGTTGCGGATGGTGGCAGAAATTCACCTTTACCGTACCGTTTATGACCTCTTAGCGAGCCCGATAGACATTTCCCAGTCGCTATCGGGCCTTCAgacttggaagaaagagtGGCAGTTTGTTTTGG AACAACCAAGGGCACAATTCCTGATGATGGGGTTCCATTTCTCGCATCTACTCCTGTACGACCAGTGTCTGAAGTCAAAGTCAGCCCGATCTCAGGAACAGATCGCATCCGAAATGATCTCACACGCTACAGTGATTATTAGGCTAGCTATTGATACCATGGACGAGCGAACACGACATCTGAGCGACCACATCTACCACATGATTACGTTCGCAGCAATCATCATATGCCGCATTATCGGAGCCCCCGAACACCATCCTGAAATGATCCATGATGTTAAGGAGTTAGACAGTTTGACATCAAGTCTGGTGCAATGGCTTCAATCAATCGGCCTTCCCTGTCATGCAGCGCATACGTTTGGGACCATTATTTCCCAGCTCCAACACAAGGCGCGGCCTCGGGTGGATGCGACCACTTCGAGTCCCGTGCAGATGGGTGATATGTTACCTGATGAGTTCACCCGGTATTACTTCCCAGAGTTTCTCGCTGTTGGAACAACGCCTAACGGAAGTTGGGACTTGGCTCCAaatttctccttcttcccccaGGATTACCCCCTTCCGGATGGGATGAATTGA
- a CDS encoding FMN-binding negative transcriptional regulator (COG:K;~EggNog:ENOG410PM5K;~InterPro:IPR012349,IPR007396;~PFAM:PF04299) produces MFIPPVHAETETAALLQFIHENSLGMLITGVKSSSHNFLQCTHAPFILDAASEPDTSDSPGRLRAHIAKQNPQVKGIIEALEQENSTGNVTQLDDEVLVVFNGKHDHYVTPKYYIETKPDTGKVVPTWNYSAVQVYGKLSLYYDSRTPEAAEFLAQQLHDLSQHTERSIMGYTGGDRAQPWKVADAPEKYIELMQRNIVGIEIRIDKIEGKHKMSQEMKTGDREGVVKGFERLGGETATAISALVKERGILHDEQKRRKKDEKDDKA; encoded by the coding sequence ATGTTCATCCCACCCGTCCACGCGGAAACAGAAACCGCCGCCCTCCTCCAATTCATCCACGAGAACTCCCTGGGCATGCTCATCACAGGAGtcaaatcctcctcccacaaCTTCCTCCAATGCACCCACGCCCCCTTCATCCTTGACGCCGCTTCGGAACCAGACACCTCCGACTCCCCCGGCCGACTCCGCGCCCACATCGCCAAACAGAACCCACAGGTAAAGGGCATAATCGAAGCCCTGGAACAGGAAAATTCCACCGGAAATGTCACACAGCTAGACGACGaagtcctcgtcgtctttaACGGCAAGCACGACCACTACGTCACGCCCAAGTACTACATCGAGACAAAGCCCGACACGGGCAAAGTCGTTCCGACATGGAACTACTCCGCCGTGCAGGTCTACGGGAAACTGTCGCTTTACTATGACTCTAGGACACCCGAGGCAGCCGAGTTCCTGGCGCAGCAACTCCACGATCTCTCGCAGCACACGGAGCGGTCGATTATGGGGTATACGGGAGGTGACCGGGCGCAGCCGTGGAAGGTGGCTGATGCGCCGGAGAAGTATATTGAGTTGATGCAGAGGAATATAGTCGGTATTGAGATCCGGATCGATAAGATTGAGGGGAAGCATAAGATGAGTCAGGAGATGAAGACTGGGGATCGGGAGGGTGTTGTGAAGGGGTTTGAGCGGTTGGGAGGGGAGACGGCGACTGCGATTTCGGCATTGGTGAAGGAGCGAGGGATTCTACATGAcgagcagaagaggaggaagaaggacgagaaggatgacAAGGCTTAG